GACCGCAATTTGCCCCATGAGCAGTGTCGCGGTAGAATGCGGCAGTTTGCATAATGTCCGCCAGCCAAGCTGCCTGAGCTTGGACTGGGATCGAGTAGAGGATATGCCATACACTGTTCTAACGATCGCGCCGACATCGTTTTTCGCCGATTACGGCTGTCACGTTCGGATCTGGGAGGAGGCGAAGATTCTCAAGCAGCTGGGGCACCGCGTTGTGATGACCACCTATCACAACGGCGATGACATGCCCGGCCTGGATATTCGCCGCTCCTGGGACGTGCCGTGGATCAAGCGGGCGATGGTCGGCTCGTCGCGGCACAAACTCTATCTGGATATTGCGCTCTCCTGGCGCACCCTGCGCGTTGCCCTGGCGGTCAGGCCGGATATTATTCACGCCCATCTGCACGAGGGCGCGCTGATCGGCTCCGTCGTCAGCAAGCTGCTGCGGATTCCGCTGATCTTCGACTACCAGGGCTCGCTGACGGGCGAGATGCTCGATCATCGGGTGTTTCTGCGGCCCCGTAGCTCGCTGCTGCGCCCTTTGCAAAAGCTCGAAGATACGATCAACCGCATCCCCGACGCGGTGATCACCTCGACGTATAACGCGGCGGAAACGCTGCACCGCGAGTGGAGCTTCCCCCGCGACCGGCTGTACACGGTTGTGGATTCGGTCAACACCACCCGCTTTCAGCCCTTCGACGGCTCGCCCGCGTGGGAGGCCGAGCGGCTGCGGCTGCGGCAGGAGCTTGGCATCCCCGCCGATCGCCGGATCGTCGCGTACATCGGGCTGCTCGCGCCGTATCAGGGCACGAATAAGCTGCTGGAGGCCGCGCGCATGGTTATCGCGGAGCGGCCTGACGTTCACTTCCTGATCATGGGCTATCCCGATGTGCTGAGCTACCGCGCGCTGGCGGAGTCGCTGGGTGTGGCCGAGCATGTAACGCTGCCGGGCCGCATCCTGTACAAAGATCTGCACGCCTACCTGGCCCTGGGCGACATCGCGGTCGCGCCCAAGATGTCGGCGACGGAGGGCGCGGGCAAGATCACCAACTACCTGGCGATGGGCCTGCCGGTCGTCGCGTTCGACACGCCGGTCAGCCGCGAGATGCTGGGCGATCTCGGCGTCTATGCGCGTCTCGGCGATAGCGCATCGCTGGCGCAGGAGATGATCGGCCTGCTGGACGATCGGGAGCGCAGCGCGACGCTGGGGCGGCTGGGGCGGATCAAAGCCGTGCGCGAGCACTCCTGGGAGCTGGGTGGGCAGCAGATCGCCGCGATCTACGAGCGCGCCTTTGCTCGCAGGGCGGGCACGCCGCTGCCGCCGGTGCCCACCGTGCTGGGCGAGGTTAGCCCGCGCGGGGTAGCAAGATAGCGGGCTGAGATACGCGCAGGACTCGTCACGCGGCGAGTCCTGGGTGTGTGCATCGTGCAGGGATTACAAGTGACACAGCCAGCGCGATATAGCGGCAAGCTGGTTCGCATCAGTCAGGTTCGCGGCATTCTCCAAGGTACCATGTTCGAGCTGACTCCAGATCTCATGAGCCATTTTCTTTTCGATTGTTGCCGATAGGGTCGATCAAGCATTGTTACACTTTTCGCCACACATAGACACACTTGCGCAGCGGAGCGCGTCCATGCTCGCCCATCTGCTGGCTGCTGTTGCCTTTATCGCCCGGAAGCACAAGGCTCTCTTCAACCGAGAAACCAAGCTGCTCGGCAATGCTTGAAAGGATCAGATCGACCGAGACGCTCGCGCCCGCGTAGCGAACATTATCATTGACCATGATCAGCGGCGCGCCGGGCTTGAGCACACGCGCGCACTCGGCGATCACGCACGCCATCTCATAGAAATAGCCCCGGACCATCCTTGGAATACCGTTGTTATTCAGCGCGCCCTGGTTCTTCTGGCTCTCCAGGTACCGCAGAATCGCTTGCAGCAGCCGATGCTGGTCGGTGGCGGCGACCGCCTGCGACCACTCAGGATTGATGGTGAGCAGATCTTTGGCGCGGTTCTCGACCGTACAGCTCAGCATCTGCTGGCGCAGCTCGACAAGCTGCCGCTCGTCGATGCCCAGCAGAGCCAGCTCCAGCGCATAGGTGCGTGTGTAGTCATAGCGGTTGCAGTAGGGTGGAGATGTGAGGATCGCATCGTAGGCCCGGGACGGAAGCTGCGGCAACATGTCGAGACACGAGCCACTATAGAGCTGCAATTGCCCTCGCCGGTCGTCGGCGGGGAAGAGATCGAGCATGGGATGTGCCTGCAAATCAAACAGGATCTCGTCTATTTTGGCGGCTATCGCCTGCTCGAAGTCAAGAATCTGGCCCTTATCGAAGGGCTTCTGGCCTTGTTTGCGCCCCGAGCGATAATCCCAGCGCAGATATTGGCCGTCCTTCCGCGTATAGCTGATCGACTCGAGAACGCATAAGAGCGCAAAGCGCAGCACCGCCCGAACTCGCGCAGGCTCTTGCTGGTACGCGCCTATGAACTGCTCGATCGCCGCAAGCGTTGCAGGAGGATACGCACCGCTGGTTATGCGCAGTACGGGCAATGGAGCGGTAGAAGTCGATTGTTTCCAGATGCGGTCGCAGGCCCAGCGGCGCAGCCTTGCAAAATCTTCCGCGGTAAAATCTTCCTCCAAGATCTTGCGGGCCTGAATGATCTGCTGGCCGATCGGTAGCAACTCGATGCCGTCTGCATCCATGCCAGCGGCGCTTGCTGCAAAGAGCGCGGTGCCGCTGCCCGCGAACGGATCTAAAAGCTTGCCTGCCGTCACTTGGTAGCGATGTAGCAGATACTCCACAAGCGCTGCCGAGAAGGCTTCTTTATACTTGTACCAGCGATAGACCGCCCGCGCTTTATTGGCCTGGAAGCTGACCAGCGAGCGGGTAAGCGCCGGTTGTAAGATCAGGGTATCTTTGAAATGCTGCTGTAGCTCGCGGTCGAGCCGCTGAAGCTCAGGAAGTGATGTTGTCTCGGCGGGAGGCAATACGCCGGGTGTTTGCGTGAAATCCAGCATGGTGTATGCTCCCATAGCGAGACGATCAGCGCGGCACTTATACAGTGCTCGAATGGATGTGTCTAACGTCGATTCGACGTGCTTGACACCCGCGCACGACAGCATGACGAATACAAGTCATTTTATCCCAACGTATTGCATTTTGCGGCAAGTATGGTATTATTTCCTTGGTTGTCCATATGGTTTGGTTCCACGGATGCTTCGGATACGTTCTGCCCTTGCAGTACCCCCCCCGTGCTCATTGACTCAGACCACTGGCAATTTGGATAGA
The sequence above is a segment of the Herpetosiphonaceae bacterium genome. Coding sequences within it:
- a CDS encoding glycosyltransferase family 4 protein codes for the protein MPYTVLTIAPTSFFADYGCHVRIWEEAKILKQLGHRVVMTTYHNGDDMPGLDIRRSWDVPWIKRAMVGSSRHKLYLDIALSWRTLRVALAVRPDIIHAHLHEGALIGSVVSKLLRIPLIFDYQGSLTGEMLDHRVFLRPRSSLLRPLQKLEDTINRIPDAVITSTYNAAETLHREWSFPRDRLYTVVDSVNTTRFQPFDGSPAWEAERLRLRQELGIPADRRIVAYIGLLAPYQGTNKLLEAARMVIAERPDVHFLIMGYPDVLSYRALAESLGVAEHVTLPGRILYKDLHAYLALGDIAVAPKMSATEGAGKITNYLAMGLPVVAFDTPVSREMLGDLGVYARLGDSASLAQEMIGLLDDRERSATLGRLGRIKAVREHSWELGGQQIAAIYERAFARRAGTPLPPVPTVLGEVSPRGVAR